The following are encoded in a window of Acropora muricata isolate sample 2 chromosome 6, ASM3666990v1, whole genome shotgun sequence genomic DNA:
- the LOC136920583 gene encoding indoleamine 2,3-dioxygenase 2-like isoform X3, whose product MASVPSPVEFDVSPVVGFVPEKEPLQCLADYFSPWEELARNLPYLVKNPGVLHQRINELPLLDHCNLSSEDEWKRAHLVLACISHAYVWCKGDTGVAKVLPKCLAVPWVAVANYLGIPPVITHCSFALYNWKYIDPSKLLSMDNIDVAIMMTGSSSEEGFVKIPILMELEFGRNGLHAITDGQKSVKNADKAGVMEALKLMKATVTRLTEILLQTNDVVDPNEFYHNLRKYLSGWDGNPSLPYGLIYEGVSETPLKYSGGSAAESAIFQVLDAALGVTHVKDADSKAEDSFLNRMRYYMPPKHRAFIEAVEQGPSIRNFALTRGDPQLLQEYNECVKKLKDFRSSHLQIVARYIVVPGNRGKSNNQLGMAMRGTGGSGTSVLSLQATFHSSIYYNIISNGSTQMSLT is encoded by the exons GCCATACCTGGTGAAAAATCCTGGAGTTCTGCATCAAAGGATTAATGAA CTTCCATTGTTGGACCATTGCAATCTTTCATCAGAAGATGAGTGGAAGAGAGCACATTTGGTCCTCGCCTGTATTTCTCATGCATATGTTTGGTGCAAGGGAGATACAGGAGTAGCAAAG GTTCTTCCAAAGTGTCTTGCTGTTCCTTGGGTTGCAGTAGCAAACTATTTAG GTATTCCTCCAGTAATAACGCACTGTAGCTTTGCACTTTACAACTGGAAATATATTGATCCAAGCAA GCTGCTTAGCATGGA CAATATAGATGTGGCAATTATGATGACTGGTTCATCAAGTGAGGAAGGCTTTGTCAAAATTCCCATTCTTATGGAGTTAGAGTTTGGAAGAAATGGCCTGCAT GCAATCACTGATGGACAAAAG TCCGTTAAGAATGCTGATAAAGCAGGAGTTATGGAAGCACTGAAATTGATGAAGGCAACAGTAACAAGACTAACAGAAATACTGTTGCAAACTAATG ATGTTGTTGATCCCAATGAATTCTATCATAACTTGAGAAAATATCTCAGTGG GTGGGATGGAAATCCCAGTTTGCCATATGGTCTCATATATGAAGGCGTCAGTGAGACACCATTAAAA tACTCTGGTGGCAGTGCTGCGGAATCTGCAATATTTCAAGTTCTTGATGCTGCTTTAGGTGTCACTCATGTGAAAGATGCTG ATAGCAAGGCAGAGGACTCTTTCTTGAATAGGATGCGTTATTACATGCCCCCCAAACACCGTGCATTTATCGAGGCTGTGGAGCAAGGCCCATCAATCAGGAATTTTG CACTAACAAGAGGAGATCCCCAACTGCTTCAGGAATACAATGAATgtgtgaagaaattgaaggatttCAGGAGTTCTCACTTACAAATTGTTGCAAG GTACATTGTGGTTCCAGGAAATAGAGGAAAATCGAATAACCAGCTGGGAATGGCTATGAGGGGTACTGGAGGATCTG GCACTTCAGTTCTATCATTACAAGCAACATTTCACTCAAGcatttattataatattatcagCAATGGGTCAACCCAAATGTCTCTGACATAA
- the LOC136920583 gene encoding indoleamine 2,3-dioxygenase 2-like isoform X2 has translation MASVPSPVEFDVSPVVGFVPEKEPLQCLADYFSPWEELARNLPYLVKNPGVLHQRINELPLLDHCNLSSEDEWKRAHLVLACISHAYVWCKGDTGVAKVLPKCLAVPWVAVANYLGIPPVITHCSFALYNWKYIDPSNNIDVAIMMTGSSSEEGFVKIPILMELEFGRNGLHAITDGQKSVKNADKAGVMEALKLMKATVTRLTEILLQTNDVVDPNEFYHNLRKYLSGWDGNPSLPYGLIYEGVSETPLKYSGGSAAESAIFQVLDAALGVTHVKDADSKAEDSFLNRMRYYMPPKHRAFIEAVEQGPSIRNFALTRGDPQLLQEYNECVKKLKDFRSSHLQIVARYIVVPGNRGKSNNQLGMAMRGTGGSDLMSFLKQVRKETGEAVICNDNNNMSVKEKEANGITDTKQLK, from the exons GCCATACCTGGTGAAAAATCCTGGAGTTCTGCATCAAAGGATTAATGAA CTTCCATTGTTGGACCATTGCAATCTTTCATCAGAAGATGAGTGGAAGAGAGCACATTTGGTCCTCGCCTGTATTTCTCATGCATATGTTTGGTGCAAGGGAGATACAGGAGTAGCAAAG GTTCTTCCAAAGTGTCTTGCTGTTCCTTGGGTTGCAGTAGCAAACTATTTAG GTATTCCTCCAGTAATAACGCACTGTAGCTTTGCACTTTACAACTGGAAATATATTGATCCAAGCAA CAATATAGATGTGGCAATTATGATGACTGGTTCATCAAGTGAGGAAGGCTTTGTCAAAATTCCCATTCTTATGGAGTTAGAGTTTGGAAGAAATGGCCTGCAT GCAATCACTGATGGACAAAAG TCCGTTAAGAATGCTGATAAAGCAGGAGTTATGGAAGCACTGAAATTGATGAAGGCAACAGTAACAAGACTAACAGAAATACTGTTGCAAACTAATG ATGTTGTTGATCCCAATGAATTCTATCATAACTTGAGAAAATATCTCAGTGG GTGGGATGGAAATCCCAGTTTGCCATATGGTCTCATATATGAAGGCGTCAGTGAGACACCATTAAAA tACTCTGGTGGCAGTGCTGCGGAATCTGCAATATTTCAAGTTCTTGATGCTGCTTTAGGTGTCACTCATGTGAAAGATGCTG ATAGCAAGGCAGAGGACTCTTTCTTGAATAGGATGCGTTATTACATGCCCCCCAAACACCGTGCATTTATCGAGGCTGTGGAGCAAGGCCCATCAATCAGGAATTTTG CACTAACAAGAGGAGATCCCCAACTGCTTCAGGAATACAATGAATgtgtgaagaaattgaaggatttCAGGAGTTCTCACTTACAAATTGTTGCAAG GTACATTGTGGTTCCAGGAAATAGAGGAAAATCGAATAACCAGCTGGGAATGGCTATGAGGGGTACTGGAGGATCTG ATCTAATGTCTTTCCTGAAGCAAGTGCGAAAAGAAACAGGTGAAGCTGTCATCTGCAACGACAACAATAACATGtcagtgaaagaaaaggaagcaaatggTATCACTGATACCAAACAACTCAAATGA
- the LOC136920583 gene encoding indoleamine 2,3-dioxygenase 2-like isoform X1 — MASVPSPVEFDVSPVVGFVPEKEPLQCLADYFSPWEELARNLPYLVKNPGVLHQRINELPLLDHCNLSSEDEWKRAHLVLACISHAYVWCKGDTGVAKVLPKCLAVPWVAVANYLGIPPVITHCSFALYNWKYIDPSKLLSMDNIDVAIMMTGSSSEEGFVKIPILMELEFGRNGLHAITDGQKSVKNADKAGVMEALKLMKATVTRLTEILLQTNDVVDPNEFYHNLRKYLSGWDGNPSLPYGLIYEGVSETPLKYSGGSAAESAIFQVLDAALGVTHVKDADSKAEDSFLNRMRYYMPPKHRAFIEAVEQGPSIRNFALTRGDPQLLQEYNECVKKLKDFRSSHLQIVARYIVVPGNRGKSNNQLGMAMRGTGGSDLMSFLKQVRKETGEAVICNDNNNMSVKEKEANGITDTKQLK; from the exons GCCATACCTGGTGAAAAATCCTGGAGTTCTGCATCAAAGGATTAATGAA CTTCCATTGTTGGACCATTGCAATCTTTCATCAGAAGATGAGTGGAAGAGAGCACATTTGGTCCTCGCCTGTATTTCTCATGCATATGTTTGGTGCAAGGGAGATACAGGAGTAGCAAAG GTTCTTCCAAAGTGTCTTGCTGTTCCTTGGGTTGCAGTAGCAAACTATTTAG GTATTCCTCCAGTAATAACGCACTGTAGCTTTGCACTTTACAACTGGAAATATATTGATCCAAGCAA GCTGCTTAGCATGGA CAATATAGATGTGGCAATTATGATGACTGGTTCATCAAGTGAGGAAGGCTTTGTCAAAATTCCCATTCTTATGGAGTTAGAGTTTGGAAGAAATGGCCTGCAT GCAATCACTGATGGACAAAAG TCCGTTAAGAATGCTGATAAAGCAGGAGTTATGGAAGCACTGAAATTGATGAAGGCAACAGTAACAAGACTAACAGAAATACTGTTGCAAACTAATG ATGTTGTTGATCCCAATGAATTCTATCATAACTTGAGAAAATATCTCAGTGG GTGGGATGGAAATCCCAGTTTGCCATATGGTCTCATATATGAAGGCGTCAGTGAGACACCATTAAAA tACTCTGGTGGCAGTGCTGCGGAATCTGCAATATTTCAAGTTCTTGATGCTGCTTTAGGTGTCACTCATGTGAAAGATGCTG ATAGCAAGGCAGAGGACTCTTTCTTGAATAGGATGCGTTATTACATGCCCCCCAAACACCGTGCATTTATCGAGGCTGTGGAGCAAGGCCCATCAATCAGGAATTTTG CACTAACAAGAGGAGATCCCCAACTGCTTCAGGAATACAATGAATgtgtgaagaaattgaaggatttCAGGAGTTCTCACTTACAAATTGTTGCAAG GTACATTGTGGTTCCAGGAAATAGAGGAAAATCGAATAACCAGCTGGGAATGGCTATGAGGGGTACTGGAGGATCTG ATCTAATGTCTTTCCTGAAGCAAGTGCGAAAAGAAACAGGTGAAGCTGTCATCTGCAACGACAACAATAACATGtcagtgaaagaaaaggaagcaaatggTATCACTGATACCAAACAACTCAAATGA
- the LOC136920587 gene encoding glycerophosphodiester phosphodiesterase 1-like, with the protein MELSCCFQVFGCLIAVAIFIYRTLRLPKSDPSLSKSFLRKETSEKTSSPAIIAHRGGSAEAPENTLAAFKMAKENGAYGVEFDVDFTKDGKAVVIHDSTVDRTTNGKGLVGEFTFEEIRKLDASCKHPLSDKFPKEKIPALEEVVELCSSLGLKMLIEIKKGTNVKETALFLKNLFSSYQLYDKALVCCCYPSVIYQIRKTDLKITTALVWWRDSFSYSVTGGKELHEIDSPSKVVVLSFFDRIWEALLPWYYDFLGVPIFSCGKEHVHEDMIEMWNGYGVGVVTWTVNNTKAKDFFTECLDCPIITDCVRHDSKWI; encoded by the exons ATGGAGCTGTCTTGTTGTTTCCAAGTATTTGGGTGTTTAATTGCGGTAGCTATTTTCATTTACCGGACTCTTCGTTTACCTAAATCCGATCCTAGTCTTTCCAAATCATTTCTGCGCAAGGAAACATCGGAGAAAACAAGCTCGCCGGCAATAATCGCACACCGCGGAGGGTCCGCTGAAGCACCAGAAAACACTCTCGCGgcttttaaaatggccaaagaaAACGGAGCTTATGGAGTTGAATTTGACGTTGACTTTACGAAGGATGGTAAAGCAGTTGTTATCCACGATTCCACGGTGGATAGGACGACAAATGGCAAAGGATTGGTCGGCGAGTTTACCTTTGAGGAAATTAGGAAATTAGACGCGTCTTGTAAGCATCCGTTAAG CGACAAGTTTCCCAAAGAAAAGATACCTGCTCTAGAGGAGGTTGTTGAGCTTTGTTCAAGTCTTGGACTTAAGATGCTAATTGAGATAAAGAAAGGCACCAATGTTAAAGag ACAGCCCTATTTTTAAAGAACCTGTTTTCAAGTTATCAACTGTATGACAAAGCTCTTGTATGCTGCTGCTATCCAAGTGTAATTTATCAA ATACGCAAGACAGATCTGAAAATCACTACTGCACTAGTTTGGTGGAGAGACAGCTTCAGTTACAGTGTAACTGGAGGAAAGGAACTTCATGAGATTGATAGCCCTTCCAAAGTTGTGGTGCTCAGTTTCTTTGATAGGATATGGGAAGCACTCCTACCCTGGTATTATGATTTTCTTGGAGTACCCATTTTTTCCTGTGGAAAAGAGCATGTGCATGA GGACATGATAGAGATGTGGAATGGTTACGGTGTTGGAGTTGTAACATGGACTGTCAATAACACTAAAGCCAAAGACTTCTTTACAGAATGTCTTGATTGTCCCATTATCACAGACTGTGTGCGACACGATTCAAAGTGGATTTAA